One window from the genome of Candidatus Rokuibacteriota bacterium encodes:
- a CDS encoding GntR family transcriptional regulator: MKRRIPKRARRTSSVRGPRLLRDLVYDRVKEWIITGEFVPGEFLGEASLADRLGVSRTPVRETLGHLERDGLVQIVPHRGAFIRWPSPKDVEERFDIRIAIETLALRRAFPKLTKEVLLDLLQRVRAQRGRIEQASYQEIEQLSIQVHMAVLEVAGNRRIIDLTHQLREQVYIASTLYRNPDGTVSLPRVRQVADDHEAIIIALLDRNLERAASELEAHLVRTKDMVIAAVQDAQLQTTTLGAASVTAVRPTR; this comes from the coding sequence TTGAAGCGTCGCATCCCGAAACGAGCGCGCCGGACGTCGTCGGTGCGCGGCCCCCGGCTCCTCCGGGACCTGGTGTACGACCGGGTCAAGGAGTGGATCATCACCGGCGAGTTCGTACCCGGCGAGTTCCTCGGCGAGGCGTCACTCGCCGATCGCCTCGGCGTCAGCCGCACCCCGGTCCGCGAGACGCTCGGGCACCTGGAGCGCGACGGGCTCGTGCAGATCGTGCCGCATCGAGGCGCCTTCATTCGCTGGCCGTCCCCGAAGGACGTGGAGGAGCGCTTCGACATCCGCATCGCGATCGAGACGCTCGCCCTGCGCCGCGCGTTCCCGAAACTCACGAAGGAGGTGCTCCTGGACCTACTCCAGCGCGTGCGTGCCCAGCGCGGCCGCATCGAGCAGGCGTCCTACCAGGAGATCGAGCAGCTCTCGATCCAGGTCCACATGGCGGTGCTCGAGGTGGCCGGCAACCGGCGCATCATCGACCTCACCCACCAGCTGCGCGAGCAGGTCTACATCGCCAGCACCCTCTATCGGAACCCGGACGGCACGGTGAGCCTGCCGCGCGTGCGCCAGGTCGCCGACGACCACGAGGCGATCATCATCGCGCTGCTCGACCGCAATCTCGAACGCGCCGCAAGCGAGCTCGAGGCGCATCTCGTCCGCACCAAGGACATGGTGATCGCGGCCGTGCAGGACGCGCAGCTCCAGACGACGACACTGGGCGCCGCGTCGGTGACCGCGGTGCGGCCCACGAGATGA
- a CDS encoding MmgE/PrpD family protein: MTTVSEQFAAFALDLRWEDVPDDVRALARGHFLDALGIALASSRMDFATAVHGAALSLGAGSDATAIGFGTRLPAPSAALVNGTLTHGLDFDDTHIEAVYHASAPAFAAALAAGEAAGADGRSTLVAFVVGLELGCRLAGAAPGAFHDRGFHPTALCGTFASAAVAARLAVDDRTALVNALGLCGSQAAGILELRESWLKRLHPGWAAHSGLVAAALGRHGFRGPATVFEGPHGFFASHLGRVPDGSESPAHELGTRWTARGIALKPYPCCHFVHAFVDAALALREQVRGEDIERIDCPLTPRLQSLVGEPRERRIEPPTIYDALFSVPYAVALALVKGRVDLAAFYDEPLDDPAVLAVAAKTFCPDDVASDYPKHFPGEVRITLKDGRTLQRREPTSRGTPERRLAPGDIEAKFFQNATRAVPERDAKRIVDMVWELERLPEIGALVRECVRRG; the protein is encoded by the coding sequence ATGACCACGGTGTCCGAGCAGTTCGCCGCGTTCGCGCTCGATCTCCGCTGGGAGGACGTGCCCGACGACGTGCGCGCGCTGGCGCGAGGGCACTTCCTCGATGCGCTCGGGATCGCGCTCGCGTCCTCGCGGATGGACTTCGCCACCGCTGTTCACGGCGCCGCCCTCTCACTCGGCGCCGGCAGCGATGCGACCGCGATCGGGTTCGGCACGAGGCTGCCCGCGCCATCGGCGGCGCTGGTCAACGGCACGCTGACGCACGGCCTCGATTTCGATGACACGCACATCGAGGCGGTCTACCACGCGAGCGCGCCGGCGTTCGCCGCCGCGCTCGCGGCCGGCGAAGCTGCGGGCGCGGACGGTCGCAGCACGCTCGTCGCATTCGTCGTCGGACTCGAGCTCGGCTGCCGTCTCGCCGGCGCTGCGCCGGGAGCGTTCCACGACCGTGGCTTCCATCCGACGGCGCTCTGCGGGACATTCGCGTCCGCCGCCGTCGCGGCGCGTCTGGCGGTGGACGACCGGACGGCGCTCGTGAACGCGCTCGGTCTCTGCGGCAGTCAGGCTGCGGGGATCCTCGAGCTGCGCGAGTCATGGCTCAAGCGGCTGCATCCGGGATGGGCCGCGCACAGCGGCCTCGTCGCGGCGGCGCTCGGCCGTCACGGGTTTCGCGGCCCGGCGACGGTGTTCGAGGGGCCGCACGGCTTCTTCGCGTCACACCTCGGCCGCGTTCCGGACGGCTCGGAGTCGCCAGCTCACGAGCTGGGTACGCGCTGGACTGCGCGCGGCATCGCGTTGAAGCCGTACCCGTGCTGCCACTTCGTGCACGCGTTCGTCGACGCGGCGCTGGCCCTTCGGGAGCAGGTGCGCGGCGAGGACATCGAACGCATCGATTGTCCGCTGACTCCCCGGCTCCAGTCGCTCGTCGGCGAGCCGCGCGAGCGACGGATCGAGCCGCCGACGATCTACGACGCGCTCTTCAGCGTGCCGTACGCGGTCGCGCTCGCGCTCGTCAAGGGTCGCGTCGATCTCGCGGCATTCTACGACGAGCCGCTCGACGATCCCGCAGTCCTGGCGGTCGCCGCGAAGACGTTCTGCCCGGACGATGTCGCGAGCGACTATCCGAAGCACTTTCCGGGGGAGGTGCGCATCACGCTCAAGGACGGACGCACACTCCAGCGCCGGGAGCCGACGAGCCGCGGGACGCCGGAGCGACGGCTCGCGCCGGGCGACATCGAGGCGAAGTTCTTCCAGAACGCGACGCGTGCCGTCCCGGAGCGCGACGCGAAGCGCATCGTGGACATGGTGTGGGAGCTCGAGCGGCTGCCGGAGATCGGCGCGCTCGTGCGCGAGTGCGTGCGCCGGGGCTGA
- a CDS encoding MaoC family dehydratase encodes MAIKRVPRGCFYDDFTEGRVFEHHWGRTLTTGDGLLFNNLTMNYNPIYFNVEYARRLGYDGMVVAPLLVMTTVLGLTVEDLSEAGGPFLGIDDVKFLRPVYAGDTLYARSKVLSRRESQSRPGWGIVEWHTSGVNQRGEPVLEYRRRNLTRKRDVAIAAGG; translated from the coding sequence ATGGCGATCAAGCGCGTGCCGCGAGGCTGTTTCTACGACGACTTCACCGAAGGGCGTGTCTTCGAGCACCACTGGGGCCGGACGCTCACCACGGGGGACGGCCTGCTCTTCAATAACTTGACGATGAATTACAACCCCATCTACTTCAACGTCGAGTACGCACGGCGACTGGGCTACGACGGGATGGTGGTGGCCCCGCTGCTCGTCATGACCACCGTGCTGGGGCTCACCGTGGAGGATCTGTCGGAGGCCGGCGGTCCGTTCCTCGGCATCGACGACGTGAAGTTCCTGCGCCCGGTGTATGCCGGCGATACGCTGTACGCCCGCTCGAAGGTACTGAGCCGCCGCGAGTCGCAGTCGCGGCCGGGATGGGGAATCGTCGAGTGGCACACGAGCGGCGTTAACCAGCGCGGTGAGCCGGTGCTCGAGTACCGCCGCCGCAATCTCACGCGAAAGCGCGACGTCGCGATCGCCGCGGGGGGCTGA
- a CDS encoding acyl-CoA dehydrogenase family protein, producing MSFLRPEHEELKRITRAFTNKEVVPIADALDREEAEIPAPLLQKMAEMGFFGLLVPKDYGGLGLDALSLCVVTEELARGWLSVGSVIARNVLCGHILYKAGTEAQKRRFLPGMADGALQSASAGTEPEAGSDAANIKTVARRKNGHYVLNGSKMFCTFANQAHVLFTYTRTSTEQKHGGISLLLVEKKPGEQFQPPQLTGNRIRTVGYHGMNTYALFFDGLEVPAENLVGGVEGRGFKQLMHGYEVARIQFAFRCIGLVQAAYEAAVAYAQQRVQFGKAIANFQAVRFKLADMATEIEAARQLGYLAAEKFDRGERADLEAGMAKLFAAEVAHRHCWNALQIHGGYGYTREYPVNRYWRDSGLLPIGEGTSEIQREIIARRILGER from the coding sequence ATGAGCTTTTTGAGGCCGGAGCACGAGGAGCTGAAGCGCATCACCCGCGCGTTCACGAACAAAGAGGTCGTCCCCATCGCGGACGCCCTCGATCGCGAGGAGGCCGAGATCCCCGCGCCGCTGCTCCAAAAGATGGCGGAGATGGGGTTCTTCGGGCTGCTCGTGCCGAAGGACTACGGCGGGCTCGGCCTCGACGCGCTGTCGCTCTGCGTCGTCACCGAGGAGCTCGCGCGCGGCTGGCTCTCCGTCGGCAGCGTCATCGCGCGCAACGTGCTGTGCGGCCACATCCTGTACAAGGCCGGGACCGAGGCGCAGAAGCGACGCTTCCTGCCGGGCATGGCTGACGGCGCGCTCCAGAGCGCGTCGGCGGGCACGGAGCCCGAGGCGGGCTCCGACGCCGCGAACATCAAGACGGTGGCGCGTCGGAAGAACGGCCACTACGTGCTGAACGGCTCCAAGATGTTCTGCACGTTCGCGAACCAGGCGCACGTGCTCTTCACCTACACGCGCACGTCCACCGAGCAGAAGCACGGCGGCATCAGCCTCCTGCTCGTCGAGAAGAAGCCGGGTGAGCAGTTCCAGCCGCCGCAGCTCACGGGCAACCGCATTCGCACCGTCGGCTACCACGGCATGAACACGTACGCGCTCTTCTTCGACGGGCTCGAGGTGCCGGCGGAGAACCTCGTGGGTGGCGTGGAAGGGCGGGGGTTCAAGCAGCTCATGCACGGCTACGAGGTCGCGAGGATCCAGTTCGCGTTCCGTTGCATCGGGCTCGTGCAGGCGGCGTACGAGGCGGCCGTAGCCTACGCGCAGCAGCGCGTGCAGTTCGGTAAGGCCATCGCGAACTTCCAGGCGGTGCGCTTCAAGCTCGCCGACATGGCGACCGAGATCGAGGCCGCGCGCCAGCTCGGGTACCTCGCGGCGGAGAAATTCGACCGCGGCGAGCGCGCCGATCTCGAGGCCGGCATGGCGAAGCTCTTCGCCGCCGAGGTGGCGCACCGGCACTGCTGGAACGCGCTGCAGATCCACGGCGGCTACGGCTACACGCGCGAGTACCCGGTCAACCGCTACTGGCGCGACTCGGGTCTGCTGCCGATCGGCGAGGGCACGAGCGAGATCCAACGGGAGATCATCGCCCGCCGCATTCTCGGCGAGAGATGA
- a CDS encoding MaoC family dehydratase, with product MPITGTGNYVEDFQVGDVYEHVRGRTVTNMDNYLVTHMTMNTAQAHFNLPYAKQMMGGYFAERLVVGPCTIAIVVGLTSEDMSENAFMDLGLTAIRLPNPVFAGDTLHAKSEVLEVRQSDRPDAGIVRYKFTGFKDGGVVVAEGERTILVKTRAAWAKADGHEA from the coding sequence ATGCCGATCACCGGGACGGGGAACTACGTCGAGGACTTTCAGGTCGGGGACGTCTACGAGCACGTCCGCGGGCGCACCGTCACGAACATGGACAACTACCTCGTGACGCACATGACCATGAACACCGCGCAGGCGCACTTCAACCTGCCGTACGCGAAGCAGATGATGGGGGGGTACTTCGCGGAACGGCTGGTCGTCGGCCCGTGCACGATCGCGATCGTGGTCGGGCTCACGAGCGAGGACATGAGCGAGAACGCCTTCATGGACCTCGGCCTCACCGCGATCCGCCTGCCGAACCCAGTGTTCGCGGGCGACACACTCCACGCGAAGAGCGAGGTGTTGGAGGTGCGCCAGAGCGACCGTCCGGACGCCGGCATCGTCCGGTACAAGTTCACCGGCTTCAAGGACGGTGGCGTCGTGGTGGCCGAGGGGGAGCGGACGATCCTCGTCAAGACACGCGCGGCCTGGGCGAAGGCCGACGGGCACGAGGCCTGA
- a CDS encoding CaiB/BaiF CoA-transferase family protein, translating into MAGGLEGITIVDLTQGVAGPFATRLFSQMGARIIKVERPGAGDLIRHWDTIVGGMCSGHAWVNPGKESLALDLKSEAGREILVDLVRHADVLIENFVPGTLERWGLVWEKFREANPRLIFCRVSGFGQDGPYRDRAALDLIMQGETGLIPTNGAPETPAKISLSVCDISAAMYATIAILQALYHREHSGQGQKIEVALFDTTLTWTGYFPYMYWYRGELPKRVGLHHHTMTPYGPYTAKDGRAVILAAGSGARELWERFCQAIRLPEIVDHERFSTNSLRMEHRAELDAIVSAAIAKEDREYWLERFHKFGVPAGALRDLGEALAHPRLQFRNLVKEVPSTAGKVKVFDYPPEFSELGSVNALGPPALGEHTAPILRELGLSDADIASLAASGVVEVYRPDSKATR; encoded by the coding sequence ATGGCGGGCGGGCTCGAGGGCATCACGATCGTCGACCTCACGCAGGGCGTCGCCGGGCCGTTCGCGACGCGGCTCTTCTCCCAGATGGGCGCCCGCATCATCAAGGTGGAGCGCCCAGGGGCGGGCGATCTGATCCGGCACTGGGACACGATCGTTGGCGGCATGTGCTCGGGCCACGCCTGGGTGAACCCCGGCAAGGAGAGTCTTGCGCTCGACCTCAAGAGCGAGGCGGGTCGCGAGATCCTCGTGGACCTCGTGCGGCATGCCGACGTCCTCATCGAGAACTTCGTGCCGGGCACCCTCGAGCGCTGGGGGCTGGTCTGGGAGAAGTTCCGCGAGGCCAACCCGCGGCTCATCTTCTGTCGGGTGTCGGGCTTCGGCCAGGACGGCCCGTATCGCGACCGCGCGGCGCTCGACCTGATCATGCAGGGCGAGACGGGGCTGATCCCGACGAACGGCGCGCCGGAGACGCCGGCGAAGATCTCGCTCTCGGTGTGTGACATCTCGGCGGCGATGTACGCGACCATCGCGATCCTGCAGGCCCTCTACCACCGCGAGCACAGCGGCCAGGGTCAGAAGATCGAGGTCGCGCTCTTCGACACGACCCTCACGTGGACGGGTTACTTCCCGTACATGTACTGGTACCGTGGGGAGTTGCCCAAGCGCGTCGGCCTTCACCACCACACGATGACGCCGTATGGGCCGTACACCGCGAAGGACGGCCGCGCGGTGATCCTCGCGGCCGGCTCGGGCGCCCGCGAGCTGTGGGAGCGGTTCTGCCAGGCGATTCGGCTTCCGGAGATCGTCGACCACGAGCGCTTCTCCACGAACAGTCTGCGGATGGAGCACCGCGCGGAGCTGGACGCGATCGTGTCCGCGGCGATCGCGAAGGAGGACCGCGAGTACTGGCTGGAGCGCTTCCACAAGTTCGGCGTGCCCGCGGGCGCTCTCAGGGACCTCGGCGAGGCGCTCGCCCATCCGCGCCTGCAGTTCCGGAACCTCGTCAAGGAGGTACCGAGCACCGCGGGCAAGGTCAAGGTGTTCGACTACCCGCCGGAGTTTTCGGAGCTCGGGTCGGTGAACGCGCTCGGGCCGCCGGCGCTCGGCGAGCACACGGCGCCGATCCTGCGCGAGCTCGGGCTGTCGGACGCCGACATCGCGTCGCTCGCCGCGTCGGGCGTCGTGGAGGTGTATCGGCCGGATTCGAAAGCGACGCGATGA
- a CDS encoding MmgE/PrpD family protein, producing MMDTADRTLTLAEFVSALTLERVPADAQDRLKQCLLDFIGISAFAAVQAESSGPFRQAVLALAPRPGPGTVVGEARGYPFQYAALLNGAFAHTLDFDDTNLFGALHPGAPVIPAALAMAEQEGASGARFLEALAAGYEVACRVGAALGQTAYDRGFHITAVAGIFGAVAAGAKVLGLDPPCTVDAFGIALSQAAGSMQYLENGAWTKRLHPGFAAHDALMSLALARAGVRGAARPIDGRYGLLTGYSNEPTPKHLVDRLGERWALTETAIKPYPSCRLAHGAIDAALSLRDRAAADARERAAVEIRLSPKGYQIVGEALPQKVHPRNIVEGQFSVYFQTAVAWLDGRVDWASYDRIGDGRVHALMERIRVKADETIPLAGAEVVVTVDGQELRARVEQPLGEPECPVSWDRLETKFSGLASGVLGTARARRVITTVRAIEAEPTVPRWAHSLRARGRGR from the coding sequence ATGATGGATACGGCCGACCGGACTCTCACGCTCGCGGAGTTCGTCTCGGCGCTCACGCTCGAGCGGGTGCCCGCCGACGCCCAGGACCGCCTGAAGCAGTGCCTGCTCGACTTTATCGGGATCTCGGCGTTCGCCGCCGTGCAGGCCGAGTCGAGCGGACCGTTCCGGCAGGCCGTGCTTGCGCTCGCGCCGCGGCCCGGTCCGGGCACCGTCGTCGGCGAGGCGCGCGGCTACCCGTTCCAGTACGCGGCGCTGCTGAACGGCGCGTTCGCGCATACGCTCGATTTCGACGACACGAACCTGTTCGGCGCGCTCCATCCGGGCGCGCCGGTGATTCCCGCCGCGCTCGCGATGGCGGAGCAGGAGGGCGCCTCGGGCGCGCGGTTCCTCGAGGCGCTCGCTGCCGGCTACGAGGTCGCGTGCCGCGTGGGCGCTGCGCTCGGGCAGACGGCGTACGACCGCGGCTTCCACATCACCGCGGTGGCGGGCATCTTCGGCGCCGTCGCGGCCGGCGCGAAGGTCCTCGGCCTCGACCCCCCGTGCACGGTCGACGCCTTCGGCATCGCGCTGAGCCAGGCGGCCGGGTCGATGCAGTACCTCGAGAACGGCGCGTGGACGAAGCGCCTGCATCCGGGCTTCGCCGCGCACGATGCGCTGATGTCGCTCGCACTGGCGCGGGCCGGCGTGCGCGGAGCGGCACGCCCCATCGACGGCCGATACGGGCTGCTCACCGGCTACTCGAACGAGCCGACCCCGAAGCATCTCGTCGACCGCCTCGGCGAGCGCTGGGCGCTGACCGAGACGGCGATCAAGCCGTACCCGTCCTGCCGTCTCGCGCACGGCGCGATCGACGCTGCGCTGTCACTGAGGGATCGCGCGGCGGCGGATGCCCGCGAGCGCGCGGCCGTCGAGATCCGGCTCTCGCCGAAGGGATATCAGATCGTCGGCGAGGCGCTGCCGCAGAAGGTGCACCCGCGGAACATCGTCGAGGGACAGTTCAGCGTCTACTTCCAGACGGCCGTCGCGTGGCTCGACGGGCGGGTGGACTGGGCGAGCTACGACCGCATCGGCGACGGGCGCGTGCACGCGCTGATGGAGCGCATCCGCGTGAAGGCGGACGAGACCATCCCGTTGGCGGGCGCGGAGGTGGTGGTCACCGTCGATGGCCAGGAGCTGAGAGCGCGGGTCGAGCAGCCGCTCGGCGAGCCCGAGTGCCCCGTGTCGTGGGACCGGCTCGAGACGAAGTTCAGCGGTCTCGCGAGCGGCGTGCTCGGAACGGCGCGCGCGCGGCGCGTGATCACGACCGTGCGCGCGATCGAAGCGGAGCCGACCGTGCCCCGGTGGGCGCACTCGCTCCGCGCCCGAGGGCGTGGGCGGTGA
- a CDS encoding CoA ester lyase codes for MSGRERLRRSQLVTPAATFRMIEKAAGLDCDSLILDLEDAVTPSMKPAARENVRKAMSNLAFGDKEVGVRINGVTTPHFLDDLLALEGLPVDTIVVPKVNRPEDVAVVDVLLRQLEGRGSRAGVTLQLLIETAIGLEAAADIARASNRVVSLIFGAGDFTADTGIAFTPRGLFYARARVVAAAAAARVQALDHVHPAIQDLDGLREAARDARELGFQGKWAIHPAQVPVINEVFAPTLDEVREARRVIEAYEAAKAGGQGAITVDGALVDEAMLKLMERRAAAARKLGLWDRGGPVHS; via the coding sequence GTGAGCGGGCGCGAGCGGCTTCGCAGGAGCCAGCTGGTCACGCCCGCGGCGACGTTCCGGATGATCGAAAAGGCCGCGGGGCTTGACTGCGACTCGCTGATCCTGGACCTCGAGGACGCCGTCACCCCGTCGATGAAGCCGGCGGCGCGCGAGAACGTGCGGAAGGCGATGAGCAATCTCGCGTTCGGCGACAAGGAGGTCGGCGTGCGGATCAACGGCGTCACGACGCCGCACTTCCTCGACGACCTCCTGGCGCTCGAGGGGCTCCCGGTCGACACCATCGTCGTGCCGAAGGTGAACCGGCCCGAGGACGTGGCGGTCGTGGACGTCCTGCTCCGGCAGCTCGAAGGGCGCGGGAGCCGCGCGGGCGTCACGCTCCAGCTCCTCATCGAGACCGCGATCGGGCTCGAAGCGGCGGCGGATATCGCACGGGCGTCCAACCGCGTGGTGTCGCTGATCTTCGGCGCGGGCGACTTCACGGCGGACACCGGGATCGCCTTCACGCCGCGCGGCCTCTTCTACGCGCGCGCCCGCGTCGTCGCCGCCGCCGCCGCGGCCCGCGTGCAGGCGCTCGACCACGTGCACCCCGCGATCCAGGACCTCGATGGCCTGCGCGAGGCGGCGCGGGACGCGCGCGAGCTCGGCTTCCAGGGCAAGTGGGCGATCCACCCGGCGCAGGTGCCGGTCATCAACGAGGTGTTCGCGCCGACGCTCGACGAGGTCCGCGAGGCGCGCAGGGTGATCGAGGCGTACGAGGCGGCGAAGGCAGGAGGCCAGGGCGCGATCACGGTCGATGGCGCGCTCGTGGACGAGGCGATGCTGAAACTCATGGAGCGACGCGCCGCGGCGGCGCGGAAGCTCGGGCTCTGGGACCGCGGCGGCCCGGTGCATTCATAA